The proteins below are encoded in one region of Prevotella melaninogenica ATCC 25845:
- a CDS encoding TonB-dependent receptor yields MKKKILTLLMSGCYGILAAQTTGTVVDENKQPLPAATVSLFRESENKMISGVVTDMNGGFELNTHEGENYRIRISFVGYSTQEIKCQNISKHLSVGTIVLEPESKQLNDVTVTANNVIQKADRQIIIPNLLQQKTSGNGLSLLQHLQLSRISVNTLDSKVTTTMGDAVELRINGVKAEIQEVKALLPTDVLRIEYHDNPGLRYGNVAAVIDIILKEKKNGGSISGEFMNTINPLGIGDYQLSGNYHVGKSNFKASVNWNRRDINWLRENTEAFHATTPSINNYEIGQKTKARYDNINLSIGYDYINSGNILSVTFRDLYNNTPHAVFDRNSKLIQNSNTFDIMDRTKSRSNNPSLDIYYQHEFTKDKHLFFDLIGTYINTKNDRLYRQSQGNSVQEISSHVDGNKYSAIAEVIYEQKIKDSRLSFGLRHQQMYTKNAYDGNTSSSVKMNTGESYGFGEWASKLGKLDYMVGVGAMRTYVSQGNAKQVKYIFRPTIQLGYRFNNYLSIRYKAYMGGYAPSLAELSDVEQHIDIYQIRRGNPNLQAVRFFSNELSISVGTKYISAEWFTRYSYDDKPYMEETTYSNGFYVRSYANQRGFHRLNSQINLKVQPWKDYMSIQLTPFVNRYISNGNTYTHTHTNWGLRANLMGMYKNWYVGANLETSFHNLWGETLNKDEKSHSIVFGYNREKWGVELQLQNIFSSRYEMSVENLSHLAPYNQMVWSKNLCKVFGIDFHFNLNFGKHGSEVNQRIHNSDTDAGIVPTTK; encoded by the coding sequence ATGAAAAAGAAAATTCTCACGTTGCTCATGTCTGGCTGCTATGGTATTCTTGCTGCACAAACTACGGGAACGGTCGTAGATGAAAACAAGCAACCATTACCAGCTGCAACTGTTTCGTTATTTCGTGAAAGCGAAAATAAGATGATTAGTGGAGTGGTAACTGATATGAATGGTGGCTTTGAACTGAATACGCATGAAGGAGAGAACTATAGAATAAGGATATCTTTTGTTGGGTATTCTACACAGGAAATTAAATGCCAAAACATTTCTAAGCACCTTTCGGTGGGTACAATCGTGTTGGAGCCAGAGAGTAAGCAGCTTAATGACGTTACAGTGACTGCCAACAACGTAATACAAAAAGCTGACCGTCAAATAATTATCCCTAATCTGCTTCAGCAAAAAACATCAGGCAATGGTTTAAGTTTGTTGCAGCATCTTCAGCTTTCACGAATCTCTGTAAATACGCTCGACAGTAAGGTGACTACAACTATGGGGGATGCCGTAGAGTTACGTATTAATGGTGTAAAGGCAGAGATACAGGAGGTGAAGGCTCTCTTGCCGACAGACGTATTGAGAATAGAATATCATGATAATCCTGGTCTAAGATACGGAAATGTAGCTGCCGTAATTGACATTATCTTAAAAGAAAAGAAGAATGGTGGAAGCATCTCCGGAGAGTTTATGAACACTATCAATCCCTTAGGTATAGGAGATTATCAGCTATCGGGTAATTATCATGTAGGTAAGTCAAACTTCAAGGCATCTGTAAACTGGAATCGACGTGATATAAACTGGTTACGTGAAAACACGGAGGCTTTCCATGCAACGACCCCCAGTATCAACAACTATGAGATAGGGCAAAAGACAAAGGCACGATATGATAACATCAATCTATCCATAGGATACGATTACATAAATAGCGGAAACATATTGAGTGTTACTTTTCGTGATTTATATAACAATACGCCTCATGCGGTATTTGATAGAAATTCCAAACTTATTCAGAATAGCAACACATTCGATATCATGGACCGCACCAAGTCAAGGAGCAACAATCCATCGTTAGATATTTATTATCAACATGAGTTTACCAAGGATAAGCATCTTTTCTTTGACCTGATAGGAACATATATCAATACTAAGAACGACCGTTTATATCGCCAATCTCAGGGAAATTCTGTACAAGAAATATCTTCCCATGTTGATGGTAATAAATATTCAGCTATAGCTGAGGTTATTTACGAGCAGAAAATCAAGGATTCGCGGTTGTCATTCGGTCTGCGACATCAGCAGATGTACACAAAAAATGCGTACGATGGAAACACCTCCTCAAGCGTAAAGATGAATACAGGTGAGAGTTATGGTTTTGGAGAATGGGCTTCAAAGTTAGGAAAACTGGATTATATGGTAGGTGTAGGTGCTATGAGAACCTATGTTAGCCAAGGAAATGCCAAACAGGTAAAATATATATTTCGCCCAACTATTCAGCTGGGGTACCGTTTCAACAATTATCTGTCAATACGCTACAAAGCCTACATGGGAGGCTACGCACCCTCACTTGCCGAATTAAGCGATGTTGAACAGCACATAGACATTTACCAAATACGCCGTGGAAATCCAAATCTACAAGCGGTCAGATTTTTCTCTAATGAACTGTCAATTAGCGTAGGAACAAAGTATATTAGTGCAGAATGGTTTACCCGTTACAGCTATGACGACAAGCCATATATGGAAGAAACGACCTATTCGAATGGCTTCTATGTTAGGAGTTATGCCAATCAAAGAGGCTTCCATCGTCTGAACTCTCAAATAAACCTAAAAGTACAACCTTGGAAGGATTATATGTCTATCCAATTAACCCCATTTGTCAATCGCTATATCAGCAATGGCAATACCTATACGCATACACATACCAACTGGGGTTTGCGTGCCAACTTAATGGGAATGTACAAGAATTGGTATGTAGGCGCCAATCTTGAGACAAGTTTTCATAACCTGTGGGGGGAGACACTTAACAAAGATGAGAAATCACATAGTATAGTCTTTGGGTACAATAGAGAAAAATGGGGTGTAGAACTCCAGTTGCAGAACATCTTCAGTTCACGTTATGAAATGTCTGTAGAAAATCTTTCCCATCTTGCTCCTTATAATCAAATGGTATGGTCGAAAAATCTATGTAAGGTTTTTGGCATAGACTTTCATTTTAACCTTAATTTTGGAAAGCATGGCTCTGAGGTGAACCAACGTATTCATAACTCTGATACTGATGCAGGTATTGTACCAACAACAAAGTAG
- a CDS encoding DUF3822 family protein, which yields MIFIKQITNEIGKKCVSLQVIKSYTTFVMTETDNNISDKKLRLTIRFSRNNMAFAVGDPQENGMLVYEPYEMNMGISVAANLREAFKVSELLQSGYKRLLAEIDTPVMLMPIDDFGTQDIETLYHHTYHRQGNEEILSSILPDLNAIAVFAINKDLKLVIDDHFKDIRIQPLMQSVWTHLYRRSYAGPRRKLYAYFHEKRMEVFSFQQNRFRFSNSYEATNEHDALYYLLYIWKLTGMDVEKDELYIVGDIHYQNWLIDKIKQHLKFFRVIDQEVYFNNSQLAKRTEIPYDMKAIYLE from the coding sequence ATGATATTTATCAAGCAGATAACCAATGAAATCGGAAAAAAATGCGTAAGTTTGCAGGTGATAAAAAGCTATACAACGTTCGTAATGACAGAAACAGACAATAATATATCCGATAAAAAACTGCGACTTACTATCAGATTTAGCAGAAACAACATGGCATTTGCCGTGGGTGACCCACAAGAGAATGGTATGCTCGTTTATGAACCCTACGAGATGAATATGGGTATCTCTGTTGCCGCCAATCTACGCGAAGCCTTCAAGGTTTCTGAATTGCTGCAGAGCGGATACAAACGTTTGTTAGCAGAGATTGATACCCCTGTGATGCTTATGCCTATTGATGACTTTGGTACACAGGATATCGAGACACTCTATCATCACACTTATCATAGACAAGGTAATGAGGAGATTCTATCGAGTATCCTACCAGACTTGAATGCAATTGCTGTCTTTGCAATTAACAAAGACCTCAAGCTCGTTATCGACGACCATTTCAAGGATATTCGTATACAACCGCTTATGCAGTCTGTATGGACGCATCTCTATCGTCGTTCTTACGCTGGTCCACGCAGAAAACTTTATGCTTATTTCCATGAGAAGCGTATGGAGGTTTTCAGTTTCCAACAAAACAGATTCCGTTTCAGCAATTCATACGAAGCAACTAATGAGCATGATGCTTTATATTACCTCCTTTATATATGGAAGCTAACTGGAATGGATGTAGAGAAAGATGAGCTATATATTGTTGGTGATATACATTACCAAAACTGGCTCATTGACAAAATAAAACAACATTTGAAGTTCTTTAGGGTTATCGATCAGGAAGTTTACTTCAACAATAGCCAGTTAGCTAAACGTACAGAGATACCTTACGACATGAAAGCAATTTATTTGGAATAA
- a CDS encoding CidA/LrgA family protein: MARQFFVIFGCLALGEFIVWATGIKLPSSIIGMLLLTLFLKLGWVKLAWVERLSQLLIANLGFFFVPPGVALILYLDLIKAQWFPIVTATVVSTLLVLVVTGQMHQLVIKFERRLMAMDLLHHRAHAQKMKKVLEETEEVEAMEEAERIELDKALLGQDKITKKEEK; this comes from the coding sequence ATGGCAAGACAGTTCTTTGTTATCTTCGGATGCTTAGCATTGGGAGAGTTTATTGTTTGGGCTACAGGAATAAAACTGCCGTCCAGTATCATTGGTATGCTCTTACTAACTCTTTTCCTAAAGTTAGGATGGGTAAAGTTAGCTTGGGTGGAGCGATTATCACAGCTTCTAATAGCAAACCTTGGCTTCTTCTTTGTACCGCCTGGGGTGGCTCTTATTCTCTATCTTGATCTTATTAAGGCTCAATGGTTCCCTATTGTTACTGCAACAGTAGTCAGTACTCTTCTTGTTCTTGTTGTTACAGGACAGATGCATCAGCTTGTCATAAAGTTTGAACGTCGGTTGATGGCTATGGACTTACTTCATCATCGTGCCCATGCGCAGAAGATGAAGAAGGTGCTGGAGGAAACCGAAGAGGTTGAGGCCATGGAAGAGGCTGAAAGAATAGAACTTGACAAAGCGTTACTCGGACAGGATAAGATAACTAAAAAGGAGGAAAAATAA
- a CDS encoding LrgB family protein has translation MNSWDETIGQTIDLIQDGKDIFSNQYVILALTFAAFFYIKRLQQRTGWMLLNPILIAIVLIIVYLKITGVSFAVYKQGAQLIDFWLKPAVVALGVPLYLQLDAIKRLWLPIVLSQFVGCLVGIVSVVFVAQLCGAPDIIVLSMASKSVTTPIAMEVTQSLGGIPSLTAAVVVVTGIIGALVGFKMLSYGHVNSPIAQGLSMGAASHAVGASTAMAYSSKYGAFASLGITLNGIFTALLTPTVLRLMGII, from the coding sequence ATGAATTCGTGGGATGAAACAATCGGTCAGACTATTGACCTTATACAGGATGGTAAAGATATCTTTTCCAATCAGTATGTTATTTTGGCATTAACTTTTGCTGCCTTCTTTTACATCAAACGTCTACAGCAGCGTACTGGTTGGATGTTACTCAACCCTATCTTGATAGCTATCGTACTTATTATTGTCTATCTCAAGATAACTGGTGTTTCTTTTGCTGTCTATAAGCAAGGTGCCCAATTAATTGACTTCTGGCTTAAACCAGCAGTTGTAGCCTTAGGTGTACCACTTTATTTACAGCTTGATGCCATAAAGCGTCTGTGGCTACCAATCGTTCTGTCACAGTTTGTTGGCTGTTTGGTGGGTATTGTGAGTGTTGTTTTCGTAGCACAGCTTTGTGGCGCACCAGATATTATCGTTCTCTCAATGGCAAGCAAATCAGTAACAACACCTATCGCTATGGAGGTGACACAGAGCCTCGGTGGTATTCCTTCTCTTACTGCTGCCGTGGTGGTTGTCACTGGTATTATTGGTGCTTTGGTAGGCTTTAAGATGTTGTCCTATGGTCATGTAAATAGTCCTATCGCACAAGGTCTCTCTATGGGTGCTGCCTCTCATGCTGTGGGTGCATCAACAGCAATGGCATATAGCAGTAAGTATGGTGCTTTTGCGAGCTTAGGTATTACGCTAAACGGCATCTTCACAGCCCTGCTTACCCCAACGGTTCTCCGCTTGATGGGAATTATTTAG
- a CDS encoding helix-turn-helix transcriptional regulator — protein MTDIKEFFIASNTVSNAPDYDSNVLSTLIHTVESFARVTYQSIYLIDYYKQEFLYVSDNPLFLCGHTAKEVKELGYSFYLKYVPEEEQKMLVELNRSGFKFFDTFDNVDKYQCSMSYHFHLKSGTRSRLINHQITPILLTDDGKIWIGMCVVSLSSHKTVGHVEFHKNGLRNYWKYSFESHRWMECEGVSLKEEELEVLRLSAAGLTMTEVADRMCRSLDSIKTYKRHAFDKLGVANITEAISRAILNKLF, from the coding sequence ATGACAGATATAAAAGAATTCTTTATAGCATCGAATACTGTAAGCAATGCACCAGATTATGATTCTAATGTACTGTCCACATTGATTCATACAGTAGAGTCCTTTGCACGTGTAACCTATCAGAGCATTTATTTGATAGACTATTATAAGCAGGAGTTTCTTTATGTATCAGATAACCCTTTGTTTCTTTGTGGTCATACAGCAAAGGAGGTGAAGGAATTGGGATATAGTTTTTATTTGAAATATGTACCAGAGGAAGAACAAAAAATGCTTGTTGAGTTGAACAGAAGTGGTTTTAAGTTCTTTGATACTTTCGACAATGTTGATAAATACCAATGCTCCATGTCATATCATTTTCATCTGAAGAGTGGAACAAGAAGCAGACTAATCAACCACCAGATTACTCCTATACTATTAACTGACGATGGCAAGATATGGATAGGTATGTGTGTTGTTTCTCTATCTTCACATAAAACAGTTGGACATGTAGAGTTCCATAAGAATGGACTCCGCAATTATTGGAAGTACTCTTTCGAAAGCCATCGGTGGATGGAATGTGAAGGAGTTTCGCTAAAAGAAGAGGAACTCGAAGTGCTTAGATTGTCAGCAGCGGGACTAACAATGACAGAAGTAGCAGACAGAATGTGCCGCTCATTAGATTCTATTAAAACCTACAAACGTCACGCCTTTGACAAATTAGGCGTGGCGAATATCACCGAAGCTATTTCAAGAGCTATCTTAAACAAACTCTTCTGA